A genomic stretch from Arachis stenosperma cultivar V10309 chromosome 3, arast.V10309.gnm1.PFL2, whole genome shotgun sequence includes:
- the LOC130966252 gene encoding uncharacterized protein LOC130966252, which translates to MVCFCFLVDQTRKVRRSKPAAGICSRCGGGASVADMKTATRFCCVPFYCKSWRAIICTFCGAVLRSYH; encoded by the coding sequence ATGGTATGCTTCTGTTTCTTGGTGGACCAAACGCGGAAAGTACGGAGGAGCAAACCGGCGGCGGGAATATGCAGCCGGTGCGGCGGTGGAGCTAGCGTGGCCGACATGAAAACCGCCACCAGATTCTGCTGTGTTCCATTTTACTGCAAGTCTTGGAGAGCCATTATCTGCACTTTTTGCGGTGCTGTTCTTCGCTCCTACCATTAG